Genomic window (Ostrinia nubilalis chromosome 20, ilOstNubi1.1, whole genome shotgun sequence):
tttttttgtatgagaaaCAAAACAGCAGCGCGCCGTTACGGTTGTTATGGAATTCGATTAAGAAAGTTATTAGTGCTCAGGGTACAGACGGGCTATCCATAAATATTGCATTGTTTTCTGATTTTACATTTTAGATTAATCGAAAACGGTACAGAATCAACTTTCAGTTTTGAGTAACCAGAGTTAGAACGGGTGAAAGTTAGTAAGTCTTGTAAATCTTTAttaaagattttagaaaaaatatattgttttagTTAGGTTATATTAACACACACGTAAAAcctatttcaaattattttaatgactgCTTATTCCATAATCCCATTAAATTTCATGCTTCGTCAGATCGGAGGCATTATTTAGTCACATTATTACGTGTTACTCATGTTCATCGCACACAAAAAATGTGACAATAAAATTCTCTGTGTAAATAAGTACGGAAACATTTATTGCTGGCAACAATTTACATGTTGCCAAATAAAGTAATGTTGGGTTACGtgaattttgaaataattgaatgaataataataatagttgaTAGGCTTATACCTACATAGATCTTGGATAATGGATTTTCCAACCGTGAACATTACATCGATcatatcattaaaatattgattgtTTATCATGCTGGGTGGCTGATAGTACGAGtgcaaattaaaactaattttaaatcaTTCAGGCTgataaataatatcttttattttcCATGTAACATATTCATTAGTAGATTTGGTTATTCGAGATCGTTGGAGTGAATTATTTTTACTTTCCTAAATAAAACATCTAACAAATTTTGTTTCACTGTTATTACTGTGTATTAATGTTTGTTACATTAACATAATTTACTGGTACTTTATGAAACAGAAATACCTACATGACCAATTACGAATACCACAATACAAATTATATTCATATTTGGGTATTaaggaaataaaataacttaataAGGTCGAAATAATATTAATGGCTATCGACATAATATTAATACTATTTTTTTGCTGTACCTAATGTAACAATAGCAATTCACATTTTATGTAGCTATTGCATACAAATTGTTACCAAGGTAATCATAACGATGACGACCTAGGTAACATTTTATTATGAGTAGGTAACTATATTTTTCTGTCTGCCTGTTTGTCTGATATTGAGGATAACATCTTCAAAAACGAATGTAATGTGCCGGCGCGTTAAACACATAAACATCGATTGATACTATGGAAGTGATAACAGCTGATAAGTAATAAATTATCTTTAACATAAGTATAACCTACAtataaaagacatcaacgcttCTATTTCTATCCTAATAGGGTCACTTCATCACTTGCACGTGATGGTACCTAGTTTATAGACATTTCCTAGTGATACGTATACAGAACGCTCGATGGAGCTAGATCTCATATTCTGTAAAAATCAAATTCATGGGTTAACTTGTAGGTTAGTAATTACTTTTACCATAAAAGACGCTGATCTACGTAGTCCATACATACTATTGATCCTGCACCTGCATAACTACGTGGGCCTTGAAATTGGTTCGTTTTGTAAACTacataaaatcaatttaatttccgGCGAAAGCAATCAAAATTTGATTAAACTGCTACTTGTTAAAGTATCGTAGTTACGGTTTTAAAATCGAGCGCATGTAAagtttttgttatttgttaaaaGAATTTCCATATAGGTACAAGTTTTTAGCATGTAAGTTGAAGCGCAATGCGACACAACGGTAGGTAAAATTAGCGTCCATATGGCAGTACGGTTACCCCGGCAAATAGAGTAAAGTTCATGTACACCGCGCAGATGTCGGACGAGTTAATAAAACTaacaaataatgtttttccgAAGTTATTAGTTAATTTTACCTGCAAAAGAACTAGAAATTGCCTGTGTTGTTATGAACAAAACGTAGAGGAACATTTTGTTCTTGCCTAAGAGAAGAAATGCCGATGTAAGAAGATAGATTTAAATGGTACCTAAGGTGCTTTCAGAAAAGTAAGATAGACAAGTCGCACTCAGCTCTACCTACTCGATATGCCGTATACATTTTGAAAATGCCGACTTAGGTAAACAATACTACCTACATATGTGGTAACCATGTATGGTACTCACTTTACTTATGGACTCTGTAGGAACTCAGGGGAAATAAAGTTACCTTTGAGTTTACCTTACCCAAATGAAATAACTTCAAAagacaaatatcaaaataagaAATTCTTCGTGTTGAGATCTTATTTTTCTCTGTGACAATAAATTCTTGGCGGGTGCGAGTGACACTTTGTCAAAGTTTCAGGCTTGTTTACCATGTTTTTAGATGATaaatatttaggaaatgtattgTTTACATGGTTAATTGGACGGCTTTAACGAAAATTCGTAGACTTATTTTTGTAAGAAACACTCTACAATGTTGAGTAAAAGGCCACGTAGATTATAGcagcataatttattaataaaatcgaTACTTCGCGGGACGTTCTTTCCAACTTCGTTTAATGGGCGAAGGGCACATCATAATCGGACTCTTCTTTGAGCAAGTTGTACGTAATGTAAAAAGATTGTAACATATAAGGAAACATGCGAAAAACTTCTCTACAATAGTAGTAgtaacaaacttgaccttcattggttgggtttttattggcggtcaagctacactcctggctacacaggaattgcagcagtgggaatagtccctctctctctacataattaaaaaacaagtattgaaaacttttttaaataatctctaatattatgtaactaaaGTAACTTTTTAGGTAGACGTATTTAAGTTTTACCACGTTTTACATCCGTTGTCTACTTAGGTAGACTCACTTCCTACTTAGCACATACTTTGCTTTGGGACAAGAATCAGATGGTGCAATGAAAGATGTAGTATATTGTTTATTATACATAGTTTAAATTGTTCCAGATGTCCCCAGCAAACGGTTGCGTCCCACGATAGTGAGGGGatgggcgcgggcgcggccgcGGGCACTCAGTATCGCGGGGCGGGGTAGCGCAGCATGCGggtgcgggcggcgcgcgcgctgcggGCGCTGCGGCGCGTGGCGCTGGTGCTGCCGCTGGCGCTGACCGCGctggtgctgctgctgctgccgcgcccgccgcccgccgacTCGCCCGCGCGCGTGCCCTCctcgccgcagccgccgccggcgccggtCAGAGATGATCCGCCGGTGCAAGTAAGTTTCTACCagtatcgttcgtttcagtcaaatgacgtccactgctggacaaaggcctcacccaaagttttccacaatgaacggtcctgcgctgcccgcatgcaggttcttcccgcgacccatttattgtcccaaagcagtggtagagttaatactgggacgtgtaaaagtgctttttaaaaggctatttgcaaaaataaatgagttttaggaGTTTTTTCttacctttaccagatcgtcggtccacctagtaggaggcctgccgcGCTTCTACGAGTATATTCAAAAGTTATTGGATTCGGTGCTCGAAGACGCTTTTACCTACAACTCCACTTGTAGTTTAGTTCCTAACATTGTCAAAGATGATAAAACAAGCAGCACGGGTGGGTGTTTTGTGGCGTCAAGCGTCAGCGTCTCAGTGAGGCCACAGCGAGACTTTAGATGTGCTTCAGAAGACTTATGCTCTCTCTGTCACGtcatgtcacccctcccgtgccgttcCCTTACCTTAGATACCTACTGACTCAAACTGAAATTCTTCTGTGCTCAAACCATTTACCAAAAATCGACTGAAAACTCCGATTTCTTCAGTTCCAGATTTTAGTAACCGAAAACAATGATATAGCCGTCGAGGAGAACAAAATTGAGGATAGGCCATGGTTCATGCGAGGCGGTGAGAAACGGCCCACGCCGGAGGAGCCACACAGGGGGATGTTCCCGGATGATCTTCCAGGAGAAGACAGGTAAACTGGctttattgttaaataaaaagtataaaattcaCAGATACTTTCCAATTAGTAGTCGAAATGCTTTGCCCAGTCAATCAATTAAAGTTATGAAGACTTTCACCTACAGACTTTGAGGGCTTACGATCACAGGTAATCTGACTTCAACAATTACTTTCAGAATTTACGAACAACTGATGTACGTTCTTCCGAAGAGCGATGAAGAAGTACCAATAAAGAAGATTCTCCTTGCCAATGGGTTGGGAGCTTGGGGTGTGCCAGCTGGCCGAACGGAGTTCATACGAAACAAATGCCCGGTGGATCGCTGCTCTCTGACTGCAGACGCGAGAGAAGCCGCCACTGCTGATGCTATCTTGTTCAAAGATCATCACACACCGTTCAACGTTAAACGCCCGATGAAACAGGTAATTTCTCCGTTAAAGAATGACAAAGTGGGCAACTGCTAACAAACTCCTATACTGCTTTGTATTGGGTTATCTTGGGTTAAGGGTAGACGAAGACAGAAAGAATGAAAAAAACGCTCTTCgtcaaatcttttatttatgCCTATTTTCAATTTGTTCCAGATTTGGATACTCTATTACCTCGAGTGTCCATACCACACAGCCTCTTTGCGGCCGACGTCAGTGGAcctgttcaactggacgtccacATATCGCCGCGATTCAGACATCGTGGCACCCTACGAGAAGTGGTTGTACCACGATAAACTCGTTACCGGGAAGGACCACGAAAGAAACTACGCGGCTAACAAAACCAAAAAGGTACCTTAATGatggatttattttagaaattctCACGAGCTGGACAGTTGCCTCGACTTGAGCCGCCCCTATCAAActtattttaatgcaatttctTTATTCTCAGGTTGCATGGTTCGTATCTAACTGCCACGCTCGAAACCGTCGCCTACAATACGCTCGTCAACTCTCAAAATACATTTCCGTGGATATCTACGGAGCCTGCGGATCGCACCACTGCCCTCGCACCGATCCCAACTGTTTAGAAATGCTGGACAAAGACTACAAATTCTATCTAGCGTTCGAGAATTCAAATTGCCGGGATTACATCACAGAGAAATTCTTTGTCAACGGCTTACAGTGAGTATTCGTGCCGAATTTCGTGGTAATCTTATGTCAACTACCTATATACAAACAAACACAAGACCAGCTACGTTAGCAGACCTTTATACGTTACTGACAAGGTCACTCAGATAACTTAATAGGTAAAACCCAATAAACCGATTATCCAAAGTGCCCTCAATTTGGACAGCGCTGTTATAAGAGGCTTACGTATTATCCGTGTAGTGATAACCTTATCTACTTATACATCTATTTTTTATCTCATCAGTAAGTAAGTATAATGATTTCACATCCGCAATTACGCATTGAATTATATTCAATAGAGTTATATTCTCACTCAGTTCTAAACGGTTCTGTACACTTGCGCGAAAGAAATTTGCGCGAACACTAGCGCGAAAAGCCATTTGCGCGCATAGACACTTGTGCGAAAAGACATGATCGCGAAAGACACTAGCACGAAAGACATTTATGATTTTCTATAAAGACCTATTTTTTCGCATTTTCAAGATTCAAGCGAGATAAGAAAATCGAATCGTTTTAGTCATTCAGGAGCTATAATACAAGACAAACAGAAAGATACGTcaaatatagatgacccacgctgaactgtcccaccaaactcaatgacaggggggcgctaccatcgttcaactatatggtttctaacatggcaaaaatcggaaccagcgatccggtattgacggtggcgccccactgtcaatgtcatgcataggacagttcactattttggaactatacctacctacttttcgCGAATAATCTAAAACTGTTTTCGAGCTAAtgtctttcgcgcaagtgtccCGATACGGTTCTAAAGAGGTGAGTCTTCTCTTCTTTCAGGCACAACGTCCTGCCGATAGTGATGGGCGCAAGAGCGTCGGAGTATGCGGCTGCCGCGCCATTCACCTCGTACGTGCACGTGGAAGAGTTCGCGGGGGCCGAGGAGCTCGCCGCCTACCTGCACCGGTTGGATAATGATGACAACCTGTACAACTCCTACTTCAGGTGGAAGGTAAatgtatatctataaaagcgaaaggtcactgattgactgactcactcgtcacgaaatctcagaaactacaagtgctaggagtctcaaattttgcatgggaaaCCCGTTTTAGAACATAGGTGCTCGCCAacaacggattttacgaaactccacccctaagggggtaaaacgggatccacgcgtacgaagtcgcgggaggcCGCTAGTAATGTGCTTTGGTCTACTGAACCAGAATCTCATCTTGCATGTCATGTCGTCTACGAAAATATAAACTAGACTTGGCGACTTGTTTGTGGCTTTGTGATTGAGGATTCTGGGTAAAGCTCGCTTCTAAGTTTAACCAGATCATCAcattccatcaggtgagatgcaggccaagagcttcctcattgtggataaaTAATAAGAGATTAAAGAGAAGCCTGATATCGTAAGTGGGCAATCAACAGTAATCAGTCAGGGTAATAATGACGAGGAATTTACTAAACCTGTGGGTACTAGACACAATATTTGGACTCTACCCAcgtgtttttagtttctgacaaaactaaaaacacgtgGGTAGAGAGTTTTAG
Coding sequences:
- the LOC135081525 gene encoding glycoprotein 3-alpha-L-fucosyltransferase A; protein product: MRVRAARALRALRRVALVLPLALTALVLLLLPRPPPADSPARVPSSPQPPPAPVRDDPPVQFQILVTENNDIAVEENKIEDRPWFMRGGEKRPTPEEPHRGMFPDDLPGEDRIYEQLMYVLPKSDEEVPIKKILLANGLGAWGVPAGRTEFIRNKCPVDRCSLTADAREAATADAILFKDHHTPFNVKRPMKQIWILYYLECPYHTASLRPTSVDLFNWTSTYRRDSDIVAPYEKWLYHDKLVTGKDHERNYAANKTKKVAWFVSNCHARNRRLQYARQLSKYISVDIYGACGSHHCPRTDPNCLEMLDKDYKFYLAFENSNCRDYITEKFFVNGLQHNVLPIVMGARASEYAAAAPFTSYVHVEEFAGAEELAAYLHRLDNDDNLYNSYFRWKSTGEFINTYFFCRVCAMLHANDRRKRTGSYPDVQSWWRDGACTRGDWRSTERDNG